A single genomic interval of Mycolicibacterium holsaticum DSM 44478 = JCM 12374 harbors:
- a CDS encoding CoA-acylating methylmalonate-semialdehyde dehydrogenase, with product MTKQIPHFINGQRTTGESKRTADVLNPSTGQVQATVPMASSADVDAAVAGAIKAQKDWAAWNPQRRARVMMKFIDLVNQNIDELAELLSLEHGKTVADSRGDVQRGIEVIEFSIGIPHLLKGEYTEGAGPGIDVYSLRQPLGVVAGITPFNFPAMIPLWKAGPALACGNAFILKPSERDPSVPLRLGELFLEAGLPAGVFQVVHGDKEAVDAILEHPAIAAVGFVGSSDIAQYIYAGAAANGKRSQCFGGAKNHMIVMPDADLDQAVDALIGAGYGSAGERCMAISVAVPVGEGTADRLRARLVERINNLRVGHSLDPKADYGPLVTEAALARVRDYIAQGVDAGAELVIDGRERASDELQFGDDSLEGGYFIGPTLFDHVTTDMSIYTDEIFGPVLCIVRAHDYEEALRLPTEHEYGNGVAIFTRDGDAARDFVSRVQVGMVGVNVPIPVPVAYHTFGGWKRSGFGDLNQHGPHSILFYTKTKTVTQRWPSGIKDGAEFVLPTMK from the coding sequence ATGACCAAGCAGATTCCGCATTTCATCAACGGCCAGCGCACCACCGGTGAGTCCAAGCGCACCGCCGACGTGCTGAACCCGAGCACCGGACAGGTGCAGGCCACCGTGCCGATGGCCTCGAGCGCCGACGTCGACGCCGCGGTCGCCGGCGCCATCAAAGCGCAGAAGGACTGGGCGGCGTGGAACCCGCAGCGCCGGGCCCGCGTGATGATGAAGTTCATCGACCTGGTCAACCAGAACATCGACGAGCTCGCCGAACTGCTCTCCCTCGAACACGGCAAGACGGTGGCCGACTCGCGCGGTGACGTCCAGCGCGGCATCGAGGTCATCGAGTTCTCGATCGGTATCCCGCACCTGCTCAAGGGTGAGTACACCGAGGGGGCCGGTCCCGGTATCGACGTGTATTCGCTGCGCCAGCCGCTCGGGGTGGTCGCGGGCATCACCCCGTTCAACTTCCCGGCGATGATCCCGTTGTGGAAGGCAGGCCCGGCCCTTGCCTGCGGAAACGCATTCATCCTCAAACCGTCCGAGCGTGACCCGTCGGTTCCGTTGCGGCTGGGCGAGCTGTTCCTCGAGGCGGGCCTTCCGGCCGGCGTGTTCCAGGTCGTGCACGGTGACAAGGAAGCCGTCGACGCCATCCTCGAGCACCCCGCCATCGCTGCCGTCGGCTTCGTCGGCAGCTCCGACATCGCGCAGTACATCTACGCGGGCGCAGCCGCCAACGGCAAGCGCTCACAGTGCTTCGGCGGCGCGAAGAACCACATGATCGTCATGCCCGACGCCGACCTGGACCAGGCGGTCGACGCGTTGATCGGGGCGGGCTACGGCAGCGCCGGAGAACGCTGCATGGCGATCAGCGTCGCCGTACCGGTCGGTGAGGGCACCGCGGACCGTCTGCGCGCCCGGCTCGTCGAACGCATCAACAACCTGCGGGTCGGGCACAGCCTCGATCCCAAGGCCGACTACGGGCCGCTGGTCACCGAGGCCGCCCTCGCGCGGGTGCGCGACTACATCGCGCAGGGCGTCGACGCCGGTGCCGAGCTCGTCATCGACGGTCGCGAACGCGCCAGCGACGAACTGCAATTCGGTGACGACAGCCTCGAGGGTGGCTACTTCATCGGCCCCACCCTGTTCGACCACGTCACCACCGACATGTCGATCTACACCGACGAGATCTTCGGCCCAGTGCTGTGCATCGTGCGAGCCCACGACTACGAAGAGGCGCTGCGGCTGCCTACCGAGCACGAGTACGGCAACGGCGTCGCGATCTTCACCCGCGACGGCGACGCGGCCCGCGACTTCGTGTCACGCGTACAGGTCGGCATGGTCGGCGTCAACGTGCCGATCCCAGTTCCGGTGGCCTATCACACCTTCGGCGGCTGGAAGCGTTCCGGATTCGGTGACCTCAACCAGCACGGGCCGCATTCGATCCTGTTCTACACCAAGACCAAGACCGTCACACAGCGGTGGCCGTCGGGCATCAAGGACGGCGCGGAGTTCGTCCTGCCGACGATGAAGTAG
- the mmsB gene encoding 3-hydroxyisobutyrate dehydrogenase: MATVAFLGLGHMGGPMAANLVAAGHTVHGFDPVPSLRDAAAEKGAQLFDSGAAAVADADVVLTSLPNGDVVKACYAEVLPAAKDGALFIDTSTISVDDARSVHQQAADRGFGQLDAPVSGGVKGATAGTLAFMVGGEDDAVERARPVLEPLAGKIIHCGASGTGQAAKLCNNMVLAVQQIAVGEAFVLAEKLGLSAQSLFDVITGATGNCWSVHTNCPVPGPVPTSPANNDFKPGFATALMNKDLGLAMAAVNSTGSKAPLGSHAAEIYAEFAADNADKDFSAVIEQLRS; encoded by the coding sequence ATGGCGACGGTCGCGTTTCTGGGGTTGGGCCACATGGGCGGGCCGATGGCGGCGAATCTCGTGGCCGCCGGCCACACCGTACACGGTTTCGACCCGGTCCCGAGCTTGCGCGACGCGGCCGCCGAGAAGGGCGCTCAGCTCTTCGACAGCGGCGCAGCGGCCGTCGCTGACGCGGACGTCGTTCTCACCTCGCTTCCCAACGGGGACGTCGTCAAAGCGTGCTACGCCGAGGTGTTGCCTGCGGCCAAGGACGGTGCGCTGTTCATCGACACCTCGACGATCTCCGTCGACGACGCGCGCTCGGTCCACCAGCAGGCCGCGGACCGCGGTTTCGGCCAACTCGACGCGCCGGTGTCCGGCGGGGTGAAGGGTGCGACCGCGGGCACGTTGGCGTTCATGGTCGGCGGTGAGGACGACGCCGTGGAGCGGGCCCGCCCGGTGCTGGAACCGTTGGCGGGCAAGATCATCCACTGCGGGGCTTCCGGAACGGGTCAGGCCGCCAAACTGTGCAACAACATGGTGCTCGCGGTACAGCAGATCGCCGTGGGTGAGGCGTTCGTGCTGGCCGAGAAGCTCGGCCTGTCTGCGCAGTCCCTGTTCGACGTCATCACCGGTGCGACCGGCAACTGCTGGTCCGTGCACACGAACTGCCCGGTGCCGGGCCCGGTTCCGACCTCACCGGCCAATAACGACTTCAAGCCCGGATTCGCCACCGCGCTGATGAACAAGGACCTCGGCCTGGCGATGGCCGCGGTGAACTCGACGGGTTCCAAGGCGCCGCTGGGCAGCCACGCCGCCGAGATCTACGCCGAGTTCGCGGCCGACAACGCGGACAAGGACTTCAGCGCGGTCATCGAACAGCTACGCAGCTGA
- a CDS encoding acyl-CoA dehydrogenase family protein, translating into MDYFGLDDDERVITETAAAFAEKRLAPYALEWDATKHFPTDVLREAAELGMAAIYCRDDVGGSELRRLDAVRIFEELAKADPTVAAFLSIHNMCAWMVDTFGTPEQRKSWVPRLASMEAIASYCLTEPGAGSDASALRTKAVRAGDDYVLDGVKQFISGAGSSDVYVVMARTGGQEAQPGHRGISAFLVEKDTPGLSFGADELKMGWNAQPTAQVIFEGARVPADAMLGGADGEGAGFGIAMNGLNGGRINIAACSLGGAQAAHDKTTRYLADRQAFGGALLDEPTIRFTLADMATALQTSRVLLWRAATALDDNHPQKVELCAMAKRYVTDACFEVADQALQLHGGYGYLREYGLEKIVRDLRVHRILEGTNEIMRVVIGRGEAARARASA; encoded by the coding sequence GTGGATTACTTCGGGCTCGACGACGACGAGCGCGTGATCACCGAGACGGCGGCCGCGTTCGCCGAAAAGCGCCTCGCGCCATACGCCTTGGAGTGGGATGCCACCAAGCACTTCCCCACCGACGTGTTGCGCGAGGCGGCCGAGCTCGGCATGGCGGCGATCTACTGCCGCGACGACGTCGGCGGCAGCGAATTGCGCCGGCTCGACGCGGTGCGGATTTTCGAGGAGCTCGCCAAGGCCGATCCCACCGTCGCGGCGTTCCTGTCGATTCACAACATGTGCGCATGGATGGTCGACACGTTCGGCACCCCCGAACAACGCAAGTCCTGGGTGCCCAGGCTCGCGTCGATGGAGGCCATCGCCAGCTACTGCCTGACCGAGCCCGGCGCGGGGTCCGACGCGAGCGCGTTGCGCACCAAGGCTGTCCGCGCCGGTGATGACTACGTGCTCGACGGCGTCAAACAGTTCATCTCCGGCGCCGGGTCCTCCGACGTGTACGTGGTGATGGCCCGCACCGGAGGCCAGGAAGCACAGCCGGGCCACCGCGGCATCTCGGCGTTCCTGGTCGAAAAGGACACGCCGGGGCTGAGTTTCGGCGCCGACGAGCTGAAGATGGGCTGGAACGCGCAGCCGACCGCGCAGGTGATCTTCGAAGGCGCGCGGGTGCCTGCCGACGCGATGCTCGGCGGCGCCGACGGTGAGGGCGCGGGCTTCGGTATCGCGATGAACGGACTCAACGGCGGGCGGATCAACATCGCCGCGTGCTCGCTGGGCGGCGCGCAGGCCGCGCACGACAAGACCACGCGATATCTCGCGGACCGTCAGGCGTTCGGCGGCGCGCTGCTCGACGAGCCGACCATCCGGTTCACCCTCGCCGACATGGCCACCGCGTTGCAGACGTCGCGAGTGTTGTTGTGGCGTGCGGCCACCGCGCTCGACGACAACCACCCGCAGAAGGTGGAGTTGTGCGCGATGGCCAAACGCTATGTCACCGACGCCTGCTTCGAGGTCGCCGACCAGGCGCTGCAGCTGCACGGCGGCTACGGATATCTGCGCGAGTACGGCCTGGAGAAGATCGTCCGCGATCTGCGGGTGCATCGGATCCTGGAGGGAACCAACGAAATCATGCGCGTGGTGATCGGTCGGGGCGAAGCCGCCCGGGCCCGCGCGTCGGCATAG